CCCGCTCGCCGAGACGTTCGCGAGTCTGCGGCTGCTGCACACCGCCGTGGCCGCGCACCCCGGCGAACGGCACTGGCTCGACACCCACCTGCCCGCCTACCGGCGGCGGCTCGCGGACGATCCGGTCACCGCGCTGCTCGTCCGCTGCGGGCTCGGGCCGGAGTGGATCGCCGACTTCCTCACCCCCACCCCGCGTGCCGGGGAGACCTTCGCGGACGAGGTCGCACGGGTCCGGGAGGCCTCCCCCGAAGCCGCCCGGGCCCATCTCACCCTCTCCCTGCGCGGTCCGCTCCCGCCCCGCCTGGACCGCGACGACCTGCCCGAGCGCGCCGCCGGCCTCCTGGCGTACGTCTGGAAGGAGACCGTACGTCCGTACTGGCCGCGCCGCCGACGCGTGCTCGAAGCCGATGTCGCCACCCGCACCGCGCAGGTGGGCCGGGGCGGCTGGGCGGCCGCGCTGAACTCGCTGCGGCCGGGCACGCGGTGGCTGGGCGAGAACCGGTTGCAGGTGAACGCGCACGAATACCCGCCGCGGGAGATCTCCGGCGCGGAGCTGGTGTTCGTGCCGGTCACCCCGCAGCGCGTCGGCTGGGTGTCCTGGGAGGGCACCGACCGGTACGCGCTCGTCTACCCGTGCGCGGGCGTCCTGGCGGACACCGGGGGCAGGCCGGTACCGGCGAGCCTCGCCGCCCTGCTCGGCACCGCCCGGGCCCGAATCCTCGTCCTGCTGGACAGCCCTCTGAGCACGAGCCAGCTGGTCGCCGTGACCGGGCAGGGCCTCGGCTCGGTCGGACGGCATCTGCGGGTCCTGCTCGACGCGGGCCTGGTGGAGCGGGGCCGGGCGGGCCGGTCGGTGCTGTACGCGCGGACGGCGGCGGGGCAGGTGCTGGTGGAGGCCGGAACCGGCCCGACATCCGCCGGAGCTAGCATCCGCTCATGACGACTAACAACGGTTCCTCTCCCCTCGACGTCGAGATCGGTGCCCTCCAGGGCGGTTCCGCCGACCTGTCCCAGTACGCGGGCAAGGCGGTGCTCGTGGTGAACGTGGCCTCCAAGTGCGGCCTCACCCCGCAGTACAACGGACTCGAGAAGCTCCACGAGCGCTACGCCGAGCGCGGCTTCACCGTCCTCGGCGTGCCCTGCAACCAGTTCCTCGGGCAGGAGCCCGGCAGCGCCGAGGAGATCGCCGAGTTCTGCTCCGCGACCTACGGCGTGACCTTCCCGATGACCGAGAAGGTCGAGGTCAACGGCGAGAACCGGCACCCGCTGTACGACCGCCTGACCGGCTTCGCCGACGCCGAGGGGCACAGCGGGGACATCCGCTGGAACTTCGAGAAGTTCCTCATCGGCCGGGACGGCCGGGTCGTCGCCCGCTTCTCCCCGCAGACCGAGCCGGAGTCGACGGAGGTCGTGGCGGCGGTAGAGGGTCAGCTGGCCGCTTGACCTTGCCCTTGGGGCAGGGCCGAGCGTCCTCCGTCACCGGGCGGAAGAGGCCGCCCGGTGACGGAGGATGACGGCATGGACGACGACCTGCTCACCATCGGGACGTTCGCCGCCCGGGCCCGGCTGTCGGCCAAGGCCCTGCGGCTGTACGACCGGCTGGGGCTGCTGTCCCCGGCGCACGTCGACGAGGCCACCGGCTACCGCTACTACCGCGCCGGCCAGGTCGAACGGGCCCGGCTCGTGGCCATGCTGCGGCAGCTGGACATGCCGCTCGCGCGGATCGCCGAGGTGGTCGCCGCGGACGGTCCGAAGGCCGCCGACCGGCTCGCCGCCTACTGGGCGGACGTCGAGGCTCGCGTGGCCGGGCAGCGCACGCTCGTCGAGTACCTCCGTGGACGACTGTCGGGGAGGAGCTCCGAGATGTACGGAAAGTTCGTGGTCGAGACGGTGGACGTGCCCGAGCAGGTGGTGATCAGCGAGACACGGCATGTGCTGGCGGGCGAGTTGCCCGCGTGGATCGGGGCGTCGCTGGGCCGGCTGGAGTCGGCGGCGCGGGAGTGCGGCGGTGTCACGGCGGCGCCGTTCGTCGTCTACCACTCCGAGGTGTCGATGGAGAGCGACGGGCCGGCCGAGTCCTGCGTGCCCGTGGCCGACGAGGCGGCGGCCCGGGCGTGGGTCGACAAGCACGGCCGGACAGCGGGGATGAAGGTACGGGTGGAACCCGTCCGGCGGATGGCCTGCACCCGGATCACCAAGGCCCAGGTGGCCCATCCGCAGATCATGGCGGCCTTCGAGGCGGTGGAGGAGTGGATCGCCCGGGAGGGCCTGGAGCAGGCGGGCCCGTGCCGGGAGGTGTACTTCGCGGACTGGGACGCGGCGGGGGCCGAGGATCCGGTGTGTGACGTGGCGTTCCCGGTGAGCTGATCTCCCCTTCGGGTCCCGCGGGGCACAAGCGGAGCCCTCTCGGCAAGGACGGCGAGGCTGGTCGAGAGGGCTCTGTCGGTGGTGCTTGTGCTGTTGTCGAGCGGCGGCTCAGGCCTTGACCGAGGCCACGAAAGCGCTCCACGCGTCGGCGGGAAACGCCAGCTTGGGGCCCTCGGGGACCTTGGTGTCCCCGAGTTCCAGGGCCTCTTCGACGGTCGACCTGACCATCACACAGGCGCCGTTGTTGTTGGTGTAGGAGGACGTCGTCCACGTTTCCGTGGCGCCCAGACGAATTGCCATGTTTGCTCCGTTGCCAGTTGCGTTTACGCCAACCCGTGCCGGCGGTTGGCGTGATCGACGCTACTCGTCAACATCCTCGCTCGGAGCAGTCATTCACTCGACTGGATGGCATATTCCAGAGGAGTCTTCCAGTCAGGCAGGTCAGGGGTGTAATATCCCGCGCTCTGCCCCGTGGAAGAGCTTCTTCCGGCGTCGGTTCAGCGTGCGTAGTCCTTCGCCAGGCGCTCGATGAGCTGCCGCGACTGGTCCACGTTCAGCGACTGCGCACGCAGGTGCTCGTACATCACCGTGTACTTCTGCACGTCGAGCGGCTTCTCCAGGTACAGGTCGCTGGTCACGCCCTCGATGTACACCACGCTGGAGTCGGCCGCGTCGGCGAACTCCAGGATCGAGTACTGGCCGTTGATGCCGGCGTGCGCGCCGACCTCGAACGGCAGCACCTGCACGGTGATGTGGGGCAGCTGCGACATCTCGATGAGGTGCTCCAGCTGCTCGCGCATCACCTGCCGGCTCCCGACGACCCGGTGCAGGGACGCCTCGTCCAGGACCACCCACAGCCGCAGCGGGTCCGTCTCGGCGGTGATACGGCCCTGCCGGCGCAGCCGGACCTCGACGCGCTTGTCGTTGTCCGCCTCCGAGGACTCGGGCGAGCCGCCCCGGATGATGGCCTCGGCGTACGCACGCGTCTGCAACAGACCGGTGATGATCTGGGGTTCGTAGACCCTGAGCGACTCGGCGTCCGTCTCCAGGCCGATGTAGACGCTGTACGGGATGTCCCCGAAGGCGTGCCACCAGCCCTGTTGCCGGGAGTCCTTGGCCATCTGCATCAGCGAGTCGACGATCCGCTGGTCCTCGACCTCGTAGACCCCGCACAGGTCGCGGACGTCGCGCTGGCTGATGCTGCGCCGCCCGTTCTCCAGCCGGCTGATCTTCGACTGCGACACCAGCAGCCGCTCGGCGACCTCTTCGGCCGTCATGCCCTTGAGCTCACGGAGCCGGCGCAGCTCCTGGCCCAGCCGGCGCCGCCTGACGGTGGGATTGACATTGGACGCCACGGGACGTGCACCTCCGGCTGCGTGCCTCTACTTTGCGTATCTGCTGTTGAGCAGACTGCCACCAAGGTGCTTCCTACCGCTGGGAAACGGTGGATATGCGACGGGTACACGCCAGTTCGGACAGGCACGCCGAGCGGGGCGGGGAGAGTGTGTGCTCTCCCCGCCCCGCTCGGACAGCGGCTCCCGTGACCGGGTTCGTGGGCGCGGCGTCGTGCTCGGGTCGCCGCGCGGCTCAGTGGGCCACGGCGCGCGCCATGGTCCCGTGGCGCGGTTGCATCGGAACACCACGGGCGGGTTCCGGTGCGGGCCTGGCTCCGCCGGCGGCCTGGCGGCCGGACGGGGCCGGGCTGCGGCGCGGCTGGGCCGCGACGCCGTTCTGGACGTCCATCACCGCGTGCGCGACGAGACCGCCCATGGGGTCGTGCCTGATCAGGTCCCGCAGCCGGGACCGAGAGGAACGCCCCTCGTTGCCCGGATACAGGTGCTTGCCGAGGCCGACCGCGTGTGCCAGGGCGGCGAGCGCGGCGGTCCGCGGGTCCGGCGGTACGCCGGTGCGGATCGCCGAATCCAGCCGGGCCCTGATCTCCCGGCTGATGTCGTTGTCCGTCGCCTGGTAGCGAGTCGTCGGCAGCACTCCGCACATCTGTCCCGCCACGGCATGCACCATGCCGCACCGCTCCAGATGGCTGAGGTACGTCTGGCGGAGCCCCAATCGTGGCCCGCCGATCCAGTGAACCGCCCGTACGGGAGCGCCGCGCCTTCGCAGCAACTCCAACGCGCAGTCCAGAGTCGGATCTCCAGTCGGCCGTGGTACAACCACGGCGATACGATCCCCGTCTGGGGCTATCCGTCCGGCCAGTGCCAGCTCCACTAGCTGTGCACCGGCCAGACCGAGGTCGAGCGACTGCGGCTGCGCAGTGGTACCCGTGGTCGGGTCCAGTGCCAGCAGCAGAAGCTCTTCCGGAAGTGTTCTGCGGCTCCTGCCCATCCATGCCTCCCCGCGTGGATGAATGACAGGGTGACCCCTCTCACATTGGTCTGTCGAGGGTGCGTGACCGGTTCGTAGTGGAACCAGTAGGTATGTCGTTCTCGTCTACCGGATGGGTTTAGTCCGCGCACAGGACACTGGTACATGGTTCGGACAGCGCCGGGGAGCGGTGTCACGGGCGGCGGTTCACGGTTCGGTACGCGCACGCGGGTGGTGCGGCGCGAGGAGGAGGCATCGGTGGCGGGCGAGTCCCCCGACAGGTCGAAGCAGCGCGAGTCGTCGGCAGAACCGACGTCGGGGAGCGCGAGTCCGGTTCCCGAGGCCAGGAGCGAGGCCTCACCCAAGCGTGACCCGCGCCTCGCGGTGGCCCGGGACCCGGAGAGGTCCGCCAAGCGCGGCGGCGCCGACACGGCGACCCGCGTGCTCTCCGCCCGGACTGCGGAGAAGCGGGGCGAGGCGGCTGACCCCGAGCGGGAGATCGACACCGAGCGGGGCGTGCTCGACGCGGGCGCCGACCGGGACACGGACGAGCCGGACTCGGCGACTGACGCCGAGCGAGCAGCTGACACCGAGCAGGACGAGGACCAGCCGGGCGCCACGGGCACGGCGACTCAGGCCGAGCAGGACGCGGACGAGCCGGACTCGGCGACTGACGCCGAGCGAGCAGCTGACACCGAGCAGGACGAGGACCAGCCGGGCGCCACGGGCACGGCGACTCAGGCCGAGCAGGATGACAGCGACGCGAGCACCGAGGCTGCGGCGGCCGACGCCGAGCAGCGCGCCGGTGCCCCGGGCGCCGAGGGCACGCCGACTCAGGCCGAGCGGGACGACAGCGACGCGGGCCGCGAGAGTGCGGCGGCCGACGCCGGGCAGGGCGAGAGTGACGCCGGTGTCGAGGGCGCGGCGGCCGACGCGCCTCAGCGGGGTGCGGAGGAGCCCGTGAAGGGCTCCGGCGAGTCCTCCGGCTCCCGCGAGCGCGGGGACGGCGCTGCCGCCGGTGACGGGCGGCTGCGGGATGCCGTGGCCGCGTGGGTCGCGTCGGCCGACCAGGACGAGGAGCCCGCGGCAGCCGAGGGCCGGAGCGAGGGGTCCGAGAACGCCGACAAGGGCTCTGAGGGCGGCCAGGAGGCGGCTGAGAGGGCGGAAGAGGCCACGGGGGCCGCCACGGACGGCCAGAAGCCTGAGAAGGCTGCTGAGCCCGACGCAGACGCCCGGGACGCCCGAGAGGCCGACGGCACGGACGAGGCCGCGGAGGCCGGTGCCGATGCCCAGGGCGGGCAGGAGGAGGCCGGCGAGGCGGAGGCGGACCGTTCCGCCACCGGCGGCGGCGCGGGAGATGCCGCTGCTGCTTCCGAGGCTGCCTCGGCAGGCACCACCGCCGACGTCGACACCGACGACACCCCGGAGAAGCCCGAGACGGCCAAGGCCAAGTCGGACGACGCCGACGCCGACACCGACACCGAAACGGACACCGGCAAGGGCGACGGCGAACCCCCCGTCGACCAGCCCACCGCCGTCTTCAAAGCCGTGCGGCCCCCGGTCGATCAGCCGACCACCATGCTCAAGCTCGGCGGAGCCACCAAAGACGCCAAGGACTCCAAGGACACCAAGGACGCGCCCGAGAAGGAGGCCGAGCGGACCAGCAAGTTCGTCGCGCTCAAGCCGCTCGACGACCCGTCGGTCCGCAAGCCGGCGCCCGCCCCCGCCGACGCCACCGCCCCCGTGCCCACCGTCGGCCCCGAGCGGACCACCCAGCAGCCCCTGCCGCCGCGGCCGCCCCTGGACCTGCTGGCCGAGCTGACGAACACCCCGCCGCCGCCGGACACCCCGCTGCGGACGGCCGTGCGGCGGGTGAAGATCTGGACGCCGCTGGTGCTGCTGCTGGTGGTCGTCTTCGGGGTCGTGCAGAGCGTGCGCCCGCTGCCGGCGCCCACCCTGGAACTCACCGCCGAGGACAGCTACACCTTCGAGGGCGGCAAGGTCGACATCCCCTGGCCGGCCAAGGGCCAGGCCGCGCTGGACGTGCAGGGCATCGGTACGTTCGGGTCGTCCGGCGAGCAGAAGTCCGTGCCGATCGCGAGCGTCGCCAAGGTCATGACCGCCTATGTGATCCTCCGCGACCACCCGCTCAAGAGCGGTGAGGACGGGCCGAAGATCGAGATCGACCAGGCCGCCGAGGACCAGTCCGACGCCGGCCAGGAGTCCACCGTCGACGTCACCAAGGGCGACAAGATCAGCGAGCGGGAGGCTCTGGAGAGCATCCTGATCGCTTCCGCGAACAACGTGGCGCGGCTGCTCGCCCGCTGGGACGCGGGTTCCGAGAAGGCGTTCGTGGGCAAGATGAACGATGCCGCCAAGGACCTCGGCATGAAGAACACGACGTACACCGACCCGTCGGGCCTGAACAACACCACCGTGTCCACGGCCGTGGACCAGGTGAAGCTCGCCAAGGCGGCCATGGAGCAGCCCGCCTTCCGCGAGGTCGCGACGATGATGTCGTACGTCGACTACAAGGGCACCAAGCACGACAACTGGAACCGCCTGGTCGGCTACAACGACGTCACCGGCATCAAGACCGGCACCACCACCTCGGCGCTCGGCAACCTCGTCTTCTCGGCGAGGAAGGACGTCAACGGCGAGGTCCGCCGGATCGTCGGCGCCGTCGTGCGCCAGCCCGCCGGGGGCCCGGACAACACCATCCTGGGCGCCGCGCTGCACGAGGGCGACAAGCTGATCAAGGCCGCGCAGGGCGCGCTGGAGTCGGCGACGATCCTGAAGAAGGGCACGGTCGTCGGGTACGCGGACGACGGTCTCGGCGGCCGTACGCCGGTCGCCGTCACCGAGGACGTCACGGCGGTCGGCTGGGCGGGCCTGTCCGTCAAGCTGACGTTCGCCGCGGACGAGCTGCCGCACACGGCCAAGGCCGGCAAGAAGGTGGGCACGCTCACCGTCGGTGACGGCAGCACCAACGCGGTCAAGGTCCCGGTCGCCCTCCAGAAGGACCTCGTGGAGCCGGGCTTCGCGGACAAGCTCACGCGCATCGGCTGAGCCGGCTCGCCGGCCCGCACGACCGCACCCCGCCGGTAACGGCCCGTCCGGGCGCCGCCCGGTGGGGTGCGTGCTAGCGTCGCGAACCGGGCAGACCGCCGTCCGCGGCGGCGCGGGCGTGAACCGCTGACCAACGGGGCACGGCCGGGAAGAGCAGACGAGAACAGAAGACGGGACACGGGGAGTGCCTTCGAGTGGCCACTGCGGAGCCGACACGCGCCGACGACGCCGAACCGGGCCCGGTAGCCGGCCCGCGAATACGCCTGCCCGCAACCGGGGAAAGCGGCGGCCGCAACGCCCGTGAGGGCGACTCCCGTGACTCCCGTGAGTCCGCCGGCTCCCCCGATTCCCCTGACTCCGCCGGCTCCCCCGACTCCCTTGAGTCGCGGCTGCCGACGGCCCTCCTGACGCTGCGTGAGCGCATGCTGCGCCACCCCGTCCTGTCCATCACGGGCCTGGCCGGAGTGCTCCACGTCGTCTGGTTCTTCACGTTCGCGAACAGCGGCGGCGATCTGGCCGCGCAGGACGCCTGGGCCGAGTTCGTCGGCCGGCACCCGGACTCGGCGTACAACCTCGCCTGGTACGGCGGGATGCACCCGGTGTCGTACAGCGTGGTGTCGCCGTACCTGATGTCGGTGCTCGGCGTGCGGACCACGATGATGATCGCGGGGACGGTCTCGGCGGGGCTGCTGACCCTGCTCCTCCTGCGCAGCCGGTCCGTCCGCAACCCCCTGTGGGCGTCGCTCGCGGGCGTGTTCGGGCTGTTCTGCAACGCGGTGTCCGGGCGGGTGACGTTCGGCCTGGGCATGATGTTCGCGCTCGGCGCGGTCGCCGTCGTGTTCTGCTGGCCGTACCGGTGGCGGTACAAGCGCTGGGCGAAGGCCCTGTCCGCGGCGCCGCTGGCCGCGCTGGCCACCATGGCGTCGCCGGTCGCGGGTCTGTTCGTGGGCCTGGTCGCGGTGGCGCTGTTCCTCCAGAAGCGGCGGCCGGGCGCGTGGGCGCTGGGGCTGGCGCCGAGTGCGGTGGTGGGGGTGTCGGCGTGGCTGTTCCCGTTCTCGGGGACGCAGCCGATGATGATCGGCTCGGTGCTGCTGCCGCTCGCGTTCTCGGTCCTCGTCTTCGTCCTGGTGCCGGAGGACTGGAAGACGGTCCGGCTGACGGCCGCGGTGTACGGGCTGAGCGTCGTGCTCGTGTGGCTGGTCAGCTCCCAGATCGGTTCGAACATCACGCGGCTGGCGATGCTGTTCGCCGGGGTGGCGCTGGTCACCGCACTGCCGTTCACGGTGCCGCGGAGCCGCAAGTGGTACGCGTCCGTCGTCGCGCTCGTCGGTTTCGCCGGGTGGATCGGCTTCAAGACGGTCGACGACATCGTGCACACGGCCCCGGCGGCGTCCTGGTCGCGCGAGCTGGCGCCGCTGGTGAACGAGTTGCAGGAGGTCGGCGCCGAGAAGGGCCGCGTGGAGGTCGTCCCCGCCCGCTCCCACCGCGAGGCCTCCGCCCTCGCCCCGTACGTCAACCTGGCCCGCGGCTGGAACCGGCAGGCCGACATGGAGCGCAACCCCCTCTTCTACGACGACACGCTCAACTCGGCGAACTACCACGAGTGGCTGAAGCGCTGGGCGGTGCACTACGTGGTGCTGCCGAAGGACGAGCCGGACGGCGACGGGGGGCAGCGGGAGCGGGCGCTGGTGCAGCGCGGTCTGCCGTATCTGACCCAGGTGTGGGGCGACGCCAACTGGCAGCTGTTCGAGGTCACCGACCCCACCCCGCTGGCCGCGCCGAACGCGGTCGTCGACCGGGCCGAGCAGGGCGAGATGATCCTCCAGGTGAAGAAGGCGGGCCGGGTCCTGGTCCGGATTCCGTACTCGCCGTGGCTGAGCATCGTCGACGCCGAGGGCAAGAGCCTGAAGCCGCCGCAGGAGACGGCGGCGTCCAAGGACCGTCCCGAGGGCGAGCCCAAGACGTACGTCAACGTCAACGGCTGCCTGGCGGAGACGGAGGAGGACGAGAACGGCGACAGGTGGACGGTGCTGGTCGCGCCGAAGCCGGGCACCTATCACCTGGCGGCGCCCTACCAGCTGCCCCGGGGCACACCCTGCCCGGAGGAGCTGCGCTGACCCTGCCGGCTCTCAGCGGAGGCGGTCGACGTACCGGTCCGTTCCCGGCACCGTCGGGACGAAGGGCGCGACCAGCTCCACCCGCCCGAGCCCGGATTCGCCGACCGCCGTGTCGAGGCCGGTGAAGAAGGTCTCCCAGCATGCGCGCGCGTCCGCCTGGAGGAACCACAGCAGGGTCAGCC
This region of Streptomyces caelestis genomic DNA includes:
- a CDS encoding winged helix-turn-helix domain-containing protein, with protein sequence MGWWQVNADTLAGSRFVLSPLAETFASLRLLHTAVAAHPGERHWLDTHLPAYRRRLADDPVTALLVRCGLGPEWIADFLTPTPRAGETFADEVARVREASPEAARAHLTLSLRGPLPPRLDRDDLPERAAGLLAYVWKETVRPYWPRRRRVLEADVATRTAQVGRGGWAAALNSLRPGTRWLGENRLQVNAHEYPPREISGAELVFVPVTPQRVGWVSWEGTDRYALVYPCAGVLADTGGRPVPASLAALLGTARARILVLLDSPLSTSQLVAVTGQGLGSVGRHLRVLLDAGLVERGRAGRSVLYARTAAGQVLVEAGTGPTSAGASIRS
- a CDS encoding glutathione peroxidase, encoding MTTNNGSSPLDVEIGALQGGSADLSQYAGKAVLVVNVASKCGLTPQYNGLEKLHERYAERGFTVLGVPCNQFLGQEPGSAEEIAEFCSATYGVTFPMTEKVEVNGENRHPLYDRLTGFADAEGHSGDIRWNFEKFLIGRDGRVVARFSPQTEPESTEVVAAVEGQLAA
- a CDS encoding MerR family transcriptional regulator, producing the protein MDDDLLTIGTFAARARLSAKALRLYDRLGLLSPAHVDEATGYRYYRAGQVERARLVAMLRQLDMPLARIAEVVAADGPKAADRLAAYWADVEARVAGQRTLVEYLRGRLSGRSSEMYGKFVVETVDVPEQVVISETRHVLAGELPAWIGASLGRLESAARECGGVTAAPFVVYHSEVSMESDGPAESCVPVADEAAARAWVDKHGRTAGMKVRVEPVRRMACTRITKAQVAHPQIMAAFEAVEEWIAREGLEQAGPCREVYFADWDAAGAEDPVCDVAFPVS
- a CDS encoding DUF397 domain-containing protein; this translates as MAIRLGATETWTTSSYTNNNGACVMVRSTVEEALELGDTKVPEGPKLAFPADAWSAFVASVKA
- a CDS encoding helix-turn-helix domain-containing protein; protein product: MASNVNPTVRRRRLGQELRRLRELKGMTAEEVAERLLVSQSKISRLENGRRSISQRDVRDLCGVYEVEDQRIVDSLMQMAKDSRQQGWWHAFGDIPYSVYIGLETDAESLRVYEPQIITGLLQTRAYAEAIIRGGSPESSEADNDKRVEVRLRRQGRITAETDPLRLWVVLDEASLHRVVGSRQVMREQLEHLIEMSQLPHITVQVLPFEVGAHAGINGQYSILEFADAADSSVVYIEGVTSDLYLEKPLDVQKYTVMYEHLRAQSLNVDQSRQLIERLAKDYAR
- a CDS encoding GOLPH3/VPS74 family protein is translated as MGRSRRTLPEELLLLALDPTTGTTAQPQSLDLGLAGAQLVELALAGRIAPDGDRIAVVVPRPTGDPTLDCALELLRRRGAPVRAVHWIGGPRLGLRQTYLSHLERCGMVHAVAGQMCGVLPTTRYQATDNDISREIRARLDSAIRTGVPPDPRTAALAALAHAVGLGKHLYPGNEGRSSRSRLRDLIRHDPMGGLVAHAVMDVQNGVAAQPRRSPAPSGRQAAGGARPAPEPARGVPMQPRHGTMARAVAH
- a CDS encoding D-alanyl-D-alanine carboxypeptidase; translation: MAGESPDRSKQRESSAEPTSGSASPVPEARSEASPKRDPRLAVARDPERSAKRGGADTATRVLSARTAEKRGEAADPEREIDTERGVLDAGADRDTDEPDSATDAERAADTEQDEDQPGATGTATQAEQDADEPDSATDAERAADTEQDEDQPGATGTATQAEQDDSDASTEAAAADAEQRAGAPGAEGTPTQAERDDSDAGRESAAADAGQGESDAGVEGAAADAPQRGAEEPVKGSGESSGSRERGDGAAAGDGRLRDAVAAWVASADQDEEPAAAEGRSEGSENADKGSEGGQEAAERAEEATGAATDGQKPEKAAEPDADARDAREADGTDEAAEAGADAQGGQEEAGEAEADRSATGGGAGDAAAASEAASAGTTADVDTDDTPEKPETAKAKSDDADADTDTETDTGKGDGEPPVDQPTAVFKAVRPPVDQPTTMLKLGGATKDAKDSKDTKDAPEKEAERTSKFVALKPLDDPSVRKPAPAPADATAPVPTVGPERTTQQPLPPRPPLDLLAELTNTPPPPDTPLRTAVRRVKIWTPLVLLLVVVFGVVQSVRPLPAPTLELTAEDSYTFEGGKVDIPWPAKGQAALDVQGIGTFGSSGEQKSVPIASVAKVMTAYVILRDHPLKSGEDGPKIEIDQAAEDQSDAGQESTVDVTKGDKISEREALESILIASANNVARLLARWDAGSEKAFVGKMNDAAKDLGMKNTTYTDPSGLNNTTVSTAVDQVKLAKAAMEQPAFREVATMMSYVDYKGTKHDNWNRLVGYNDVTGIKTGTTTSALGNLVFSARKDVNGEVRRIVGAVVRQPAGGPDNTILGAALHEGDKLIKAAQGALESATILKKGTVVGYADDGLGGRTPVAVTEDVTAVGWAGLSVKLTFAADELPHTAKAGKKVGTLTVGDGSTNAVKVPVALQKDLVEPGFADKLTRIG
- a CDS encoding MFS transporter, which produces MATAEPTRADDAEPGPVAGPRIRLPATGESGGRNAREGDSRDSRESAGSPDSPDSAGSPDSLESRLPTALLTLRERMLRHPVLSITGLAGVLHVVWFFTFANSGGDLAAQDAWAEFVGRHPDSAYNLAWYGGMHPVSYSVVSPYLMSVLGVRTTMMIAGTVSAGLLTLLLLRSRSVRNPLWASLAGVFGLFCNAVSGRVTFGLGMMFALGAVAVVFCWPYRWRYKRWAKALSAAPLAALATMASPVAGLFVGLVAVALFLQKRRPGAWALGLAPSAVVGVSAWLFPFSGTQPMMIGSVLLPLAFSVLVFVLVPEDWKTVRLTAAVYGLSVVLVWLVSSQIGSNITRLAMLFAGVALVTALPFTVPRSRKWYASVVALVGFAGWIGFKTVDDIVHTAPAASWSRELAPLVNELQEVGAEKGRVEVVPARSHREASALAPYVNLARGWNRQADMERNPLFYDDTLNSANYHEWLKRWAVHYVVLPKDEPDGDGGQRERALVQRGLPYLTQVWGDANWQLFEVTDPTPLAAPNAVVDRAEQGEMILQVKKAGRVLVRIPYSPWLSIVDAEGKSLKPPQETAASKDRPEGEPKTYVNVNGCLAETEEDENGDRWTVLVAPKPGTYHLAAPYQLPRGTPCPEELR